The genomic stretch AGCGCGCCAAGGCGGTAAGCCGGATTGGGGCCTGCCAGCAAAACATGGGCTAGATAGTTCATAAAGTCGCACTTTTCATCTACAACTGCCAGATCAGGCCTGACCTCAGGCATATCAAGCCGCTGGACCCGCGCGGCCCTCGTCCACCCTGCCGGTAGCGAAACCGACCATGAAGCAGCATACCGCTCCCACTCATGAAATACCCGCCACCAACTGGCTGCTGCACCGTTTGTTGCGCGGCGTGATGCTGGCCGGTTTGCTCTTGATCGGCCCTATTGTGCTCTATCTGTTGCTGGCACTGGTGCTGGGTATGCTGTCGTCGCACCGCGCTTATCAGCGCCAGGAAGGCGATATCTTGATCTACCTGGAAACCAACGGCGTACACACTGATCTGGTACTGCCGGCGCGTTCTCACCAGATCGACTGGACCCGCTGGTTCGCGCCCACACATACCCGCAGCGGGCGACCCCCGGTCGCAAGCAGCGCCATCAGCATTGGCTGGGGCGATCGCCAGTTTTATCTGGGTACCCCGAACTGGTCTGACCTGACCGCCACAACCGCGTTATATGCGCTCAGCGGGCTGGATAGCACACTGCTGCATGTGTCGTGGGGCGCCATGCCCGCCCACGCCAGCCCGCAACGCGTTGCCCTGCGCCTGAGCCCGCAAAACTATCAGCGCCTTGCGGCGTTTATCACGCAAAGCATCCGGCGTGATGCCCAAGGCCAGGCCATCTGGTTATCCGGCCAGAGTTATGGCGATACCGATTCATTTTATGAAGCCACAGGGCATTATTCGGTCATCGTGACCTGTAACGAGTGGGTACGCAAAGCGCTGGATGCGGCGGGTGTCCGGGTGCCGTGGTGGTCGCCTTTTGACAAAGCGCTGTTCTGGCAACTGCAACGCTGAGTGACCAGGCCCACCCGCAGCGCAGCGCGCGCGAACTTTTTGGCCGGATCGCAACCAGATATCATCAAATCAGCCGCTGGTTTGCAGGTTTGCTGATTTGCCAGAACAATGACACCTCAAGGCCGCACCGATGACATGGATGAGACGCACCCTGGCGCTGGCGCTGACCGCGCTGACCGGTAACCCGCACCGCAACGTGCATTACGACGCGGGCAAAGCGCACCACACACCCAGCGGTTTTCGTAACCGTTATCCGCATGGCCGCCCTTCTGCCGACGATCTGCGCCGCTGGCGTGCCGAGCGCAAAGCCAATCACCTGCCG from Silvimonas iriomotensis encodes the following:
- a CDS encoding TIGR02117 family protein, whose protein sequence is MKQHTAPTHEIPATNWLLHRLLRGVMLAGLLLIGPIVLYLLLALVLGMLSSHRAYQRQEGDILIYLETNGVHTDLVLPARSHQIDWTRWFAPTHTRSGRPPVASSAISIGWGDRQFYLGTPNWSDLTATTALYALSGLDSTLLHVSWGAMPAHASPQRVALRLSPQNYQRLAAFITQSIRRDAQGQAIWLSGQSYGDTDSFYEATGHYSVIVTCNEWVRKALDAAGVRVPWWSPFDKALFWQLQR